The Trichoplusia ni isolate ovarian cell line Hi5 unplaced genomic scaffold, tn1 tig00003517, whole genome shotgun sequence genome includes a window with the following:
- the LOC113507958 gene encoding homeotic protein spalt-major-like isoform X5: MPRVKPSCVRRVSIGESSGSCSEEDINNACDETRDRPEAHMCPRCQEQFENLHEFLYHKRLCDEKALQMGEERMHSDPEEMVVSGDEEMDGPNKRLEQVRRHRQDAENNNSLEDGEAEVPEADVPPVGLPFPVAGHVTLEALQNTKVAVAQFAATTMANNADNEAALHELAVLQSTLFTLQHQQVFQLQLIRQLQNQLSLTRRKDDQLPSPPPSEPEPAQAAPAPSPSPPRPPREPTPVAPTPPTSQSLPSTHSHLTPKTEPITVPKLPTSSPPMMSHPPYSSISSSLASSIITNNDPPPSLNEPNTLEMLQKRAQEVLDNASQGLLANNLADELAFRKSGKMSPYDGKSGGRNEPFFKHRCRYCGKVFGSDSALQIHIRSHTGERPFKCNVCGSRFTTKGNLKVHFQRHTAKFPHVKMNPNPVPEHLDKYHPPLLAQLSPGPIPGMPPHPLQFPPGAPAPFPPSLPLYRPPHHDLLPPRPLGDKPLPPHPLFTMREEQDAPADLSKPSAPSPSRSAPEVKSEPQDEDCHRESSFEDTDRVSPKRELDENDATQDPEQDRYPSTSPYDDCSMDSKYSNEEQIGRESPHVKPDPDQPENLSSSESGRSARASPPSPTMSTLSTPPRLPLHSPLPSPPTPIAALGALGGSPFSPLGLAFPPAVRGNTTCNLCYKTFACNSALEIHYRSHTKERPFKCTVCDRGFSTKVCLLNLLFNHTL, from the exons GTGAAAGTTCGGGCTCGTGTTCCGAAGAAGATATTAACAATGCGTGTGATGAAACGAGAGACCGGCCTGAAGCGCACATGTGTCCGCGCTGTCAGGAACAGTTCGAAAACCTTCATGAGTTTCTGTACCACAAGCGACTTTGCGATGAGAAAGCATTGCAAATGGGCGAGGAACGAATGCATTCTGATCCCGAGGAAATGGTCGTTTCTGGCGACGAAGAAATGGATGGACCTAACAAACGTTTAGAACAAGTCCGACGGCATCGACAAGATGCGGAGAATAATAACAGCCTCGAAGATGGCGAGGCAGAAGTGCCTGAAGCCGACGTGCCGCCGGTCGGGTTGCCCTTCCCGGTGGCCGGACATGTCACGCTCGAAGCTTTACAAAATACTAAAGTAGCCGTAGCGCAATTCGCCGCGACAACAATGGCAAACAACGCAGATAATGAAGCGGCGCTACATGAACTGGCCGTGCTTCAAAGCACGTTATTTACGCTCCAACACCAACAAGTGTTTCAGCTGCAATTAATACGCCAATTACAAAACCAGCTATCATTAACGCGGCGAAAAGATGACCAGCTCCCGAGCCCGCCACCGAGTGAACCAGAGCCGGCGCAAGCGGCTCCCGCTCCGTCGCCGTCACCGCCGCGTCCGCCACGGGAGCCCACTCCTGTCGCTCCCACTCCCCCTACTAGTCAAAGCTTGCCGTCAACCCACTCGCATCTTACACCTAAGACGGAACCAATTACCGTTCCCAAACTCCCGACCTCATCTCCTCCGATGATGTCCCATCCACCTTACAGCTCCATTTCCTCGTCGTTAGCGTCTTCAATTATCACAAACAACGACCCACCACCGTCTCTCAACGAACCTAATACGCTTGAAATGCTACAAAAGAGAGCACAAGAAGTGTTAGACAATGCATCCCAAGGTCTGCTAGCTAATAATCTTGCCGATGAACTTGCTTTCCGTAAATCGGGAAAAATGTCACCCTACGATGGAAAATCAGGAGGAAGAAATGAACCCTTTTTCAAACACCGTTGCCGTTACTGCGGAAAAGTATTTGGAAGCGACTCTGCGCTGCAAATCCACATTCGATCACACACAGGTGAAAGAccatttaaatgtaatgtatgtGGATCACGATTTACAACCAAAGGgaatttaaaagtacatttCCAAAGACACACAGCAAAGTTTCCTCATGTCAAGATGAATCCTAATCCAGTGCCAGAACATTTGGATAAATACCATCCCCCACTGCTAGCGCAATTGTCGCCGGGACCAATTCCTGGAATGCCACCACACCCACTTCAGTTCCCTCCGGGTGCGCCAGCTCCTTTCCCGCCAAGCTTGCCGTTATACAGACCCCCGCACCACGACTTACTGCCGCCACGTCCGCTCGGAGACAAGCCTCTACCACCTCACCCACTATTTACAATGCGAGAGGAACAAGATGCTCCGGCTGATCTCAGTAAACCATCCGCGCCGAGCCCTTCTCGATCAGCACCCGAGGTTAAGTCTGAACCACAAGACGAAGACTGTCACCGAGAATCCAGTTTTGAAGATACAGACCGCGTGTCTCCTAAGCGAGAACTTGATGAAAACGACGCGACTCAAGATCCAGAACAAGACCGATACCCGTCTACATCGCCCTACGACGACTGCAGCATGGACTCGAAATATAGCAATGAAGAACAAATCGGCAGAGAGAGTCCTCATGTGAAGCCCGATCCAGATCAACCGGAAAATCTCTCAA GTTCGGAGAGCGGGCGCAGCGCGCGGGCCTCACCACCTTCGCCCACCATGTCGACGCTGTCGACGCCGCCGCGGCTGCCGCTGCACTCGCCGCTGCCATCGCCGCCCACGCCTATCGCCGCACTTGGGGCGCTCGGAGGATCGCCCTTCAGCCCGCTCGGACTTGCGTTTCCTCCCGCAG TGCGCGGCAACACGACCTGTAACCTCTGCTACAAGACGTTCGCCTGCAACTCCGCCCTGGAGATACATTACCGGAGCCACACCAAGGAGCGACCCTTTAAGTGCACCGTCTGCGATCGCGGATTCTCCACAAAGGTTTGTCTCTTAAACCTCTTATTTAATCATACCCTTTGA
- the LOC113507958 gene encoding homeotic protein spalt-major-like isoform X2 has protein sequence MPRVKPSCVRRVSIGESSGSCSEEDINNACDETRDRPEAHMCPRCQEQFENLHEFLYHKRLCDEKALQMGEERMHSDPEEMVVSGDEEMDGPNKRLEQVRRHRQDAENNNSLEDGEAEVPEADVPPVGLPFPVAGHVTLEALQNTKVAVAQFAATTMANNADNEAALHELAVLQSTLFTLQHQQVFQLQLIRQLQNQLSLTRRKDDQLPSPPPSEPEPAQAAPAPSPSPPRPPREPTPVAPTPPTSQSLPSTHSHLTPKTEPITVPKLPTSSPPMMSHPPYSSISSSLASSIITNNDPPPSLNEPNTLEMLQKRAQEVLDNASQGLLANNLADELAFRKSGKMSPYDGKSGGRNEPFFKHRCRYCGKVFGSDSALQIHIRSHTGERPFKCNVCGSRFTTKGNLKVHFQRHTAKFPHVKMNPNPVPEHLDKYHPPLLAQLSPGPIPGMPPHPLQFPPGAPAPFPPSLPLYRPPHHDLLPPRPLGDKPLPPHPLFTMREEQDAPADLSKPSAPSPSRSAPEVKSEPQDEDCHRESSFEDTDRVSPKRELDENDATQDPEQDRYPSTSPYDDCSMDSKYSNEEQIGRESPHVKPDPDQPENLSSKNSPISGPISIATGLRTFPSYPLFPQSPPSSISSGSLTPFPNTMQNVVDVDLARDPVFYNSLLPRPGSNDNSWESLIEITKTSETSKLQQLVDNIDNKVSDPNECIVCHRVLSCKSALQMHYRTHTGERPFRCKLCGRSFTTKGNLKTHMGVHRIKPPVQMLHQCPVCHKKFSDPTILHQHIRLHTGERAHVPYDQIRGIDIEGFPSLSNGSDVSDYQAQRPFPRPMFPTPTTPGDRRADSRGTDDESGRDEREPAIREFDDDLDMKDRRTSPLSVCASASESEIKTITTTASLPSATGSESGRSARASPPSPTMSTLSTPPRLPLHSPLPSPPTPIAALGALGGSPFSPLGLAFPPAVRGNTTCNLCYKTFACNSALEIHYRSHTKERPFKCTVCDRGFSTKVCLLNLLFNHTL, from the exons GTGAAAGTTCGGGCTCGTGTTCCGAAGAAGATATTAACAATGCGTGTGATGAAACGAGAGACCGGCCTGAAGCGCACATGTGTCCGCGCTGTCAGGAACAGTTCGAAAACCTTCATGAGTTTCTGTACCACAAGCGACTTTGCGATGAGAAAGCATTGCAAATGGGCGAGGAACGAATGCATTCTGATCCCGAGGAAATGGTCGTTTCTGGCGACGAAGAAATGGATGGACCTAACAAACGTTTAGAACAAGTCCGACGGCATCGACAAGATGCGGAGAATAATAACAGCCTCGAAGATGGCGAGGCAGAAGTGCCTGAAGCCGACGTGCCGCCGGTCGGGTTGCCCTTCCCGGTGGCCGGACATGTCACGCTCGAAGCTTTACAAAATACTAAAGTAGCCGTAGCGCAATTCGCCGCGACAACAATGGCAAACAACGCAGATAATGAAGCGGCGCTACATGAACTGGCCGTGCTTCAAAGCACGTTATTTACGCTCCAACACCAACAAGTGTTTCAGCTGCAATTAATACGCCAATTACAAAACCAGCTATCATTAACGCGGCGAAAAGATGACCAGCTCCCGAGCCCGCCACCGAGTGAACCAGAGCCGGCGCAAGCGGCTCCCGCTCCGTCGCCGTCACCGCCGCGTCCGCCACGGGAGCCCACTCCTGTCGCTCCCACTCCCCCTACTAGTCAAAGCTTGCCGTCAACCCACTCGCATCTTACACCTAAGACGGAACCAATTACCGTTCCCAAACTCCCGACCTCATCTCCTCCGATGATGTCCCATCCACCTTACAGCTCCATTTCCTCGTCGTTAGCGTCTTCAATTATCACAAACAACGACCCACCACCGTCTCTCAACGAACCTAATACGCTTGAAATGCTACAAAAGAGAGCACAAGAAGTGTTAGACAATGCATCCCAAGGTCTGCTAGCTAATAATCTTGCCGATGAACTTGCTTTCCGTAAATCGGGAAAAATGTCACCCTACGATGGAAAATCAGGAGGAAGAAATGAACCCTTTTTCAAACACCGTTGCCGTTACTGCGGAAAAGTATTTGGAAGCGACTCTGCGCTGCAAATCCACATTCGATCACACACAGGTGAAAGAccatttaaatgtaatgtatgtGGATCACGATTTACAACCAAAGGgaatttaaaagtacatttCCAAAGACACACAGCAAAGTTTCCTCATGTCAAGATGAATCCTAATCCAGTGCCAGAACATTTGGATAAATACCATCCCCCACTGCTAGCGCAATTGTCGCCGGGACCAATTCCTGGAATGCCACCACACCCACTTCAGTTCCCTCCGGGTGCGCCAGCTCCTTTCCCGCCAAGCTTGCCGTTATACAGACCCCCGCACCACGACTTACTGCCGCCACGTCCGCTCGGAGACAAGCCTCTACCACCTCACCCACTATTTACAATGCGAGAGGAACAAGATGCTCCGGCTGATCTCAGTAAACCATCCGCGCCGAGCCCTTCTCGATCAGCACCCGAGGTTAAGTCTGAACCACAAGACGAAGACTGTCACCGAGAATCCAGTTTTGAAGATACAGACCGCGTGTCTCCTAAGCGAGAACTTGATGAAAACGACGCGACTCAAGATCCAGAACAAGACCGATACCCGTCTACATCGCCCTACGACGACTGCAGCATGGACTCGAAATATAGCAATGAAGAACAAATCGGCAGAGAGAGTCCTCATGTGAAGCCCGATCCAGATCAACCGGAAAATCTCTCAAGTAAGAATTCACCGATATCCGGGCCAATTTCAATAGCAACGGGACTGCGTACTTTTCCTTCGTATCCTCTTTTCCCTCAGTCACCACCCAGTAGTATATCCTCAGGTAGTTTAACTCCTTTTCCTAACACTATGCAAAACGTCGTTGATGTAGATCTGGCACGTGATCCCGTATTTTATAATTCACTCTTGCCTCGCCCAGGCAGTAATGATAACTCTTGGGAGAGTTTAATAGAAATAACGAAAACTTCTGAAACATCAAAGCTCCAACAGTTAGTCGATAATATAGACAATAAAGTCTCTGATCCTAACGAATGTATTGTATGCCACCGCGTTCTCTCTTGCAAGAGTGCCTTACAAATGCACTACCGTACGCACACGGGCGAAAGGCCTTTTCGATGTAAATTGTGTGGCCGTTCTTTTACGACTAAAGGTAATTTGAAAACGCATATGGGCGTTCATCGCATTAAGCCGCCAGTTCAAATGTTACATCAATGTCCAGTTTGCCATAAGAAATTTTCGGATCCTACCATATTACACCAACATATAAGACTTCACACAGGCGAGCGCGCCCACGTCCCTTACGATCAAATCAGAGGTATTGATATTGAGGGTTTTCCATCTCTAAGTAACGGGTCAGACGTCAGCGACTATCAAGCTCAGCGTCCCTTCCCGCGCCCGATGTTCCCTACTCCGACCACTCCCGGCGACCGACGGGCGGACTCCCGCGGGACCGACGATGAGAGCGGCCGGGACGAGCGCGAGCCCGCTATTCGGGAGTTCGACGACGACTTAGACATGAAGGATCGTCGAACTTCGCCGCTCTCCGTCTGCGCCTCGGCGTCCGAAAGCGAAATAAAAACCATCACCACAACGGCTTCCCTCCCATCGGCGACAGGTTCGGAGAGCGGGCGCAGCGCGCGGGCCTCACCACCTTCGCCCACCATGTCGACGCTGTCGACGCCGCCGCGGCTGCCGCTGCACTCGCCGCTGCCATCGCCGCCCACGCCTATCGCCGCACTTGGGGCGCTCGGAGGATCGCCCTTCAGCCCGCTCGGACTTGCGTTTCCTCCCGCAG TGCGCGGCAACACGACCTGTAACCTCTGCTACAAGACGTTCGCCTGCAACTCCGCCCTGGAGATACATTACCGGAGCCACACCAAGGAGCGACCCTTTAAGTGCACCGTCTGCGATCGCGGATTCTCCACAAAGGTTTGTCTCTTAAACCTCTTATTTAATCATACCCTTTGA